The DNA window ggCCAGTCTAGGTAGCATGATGGCGTTAACGTTACAACTAAGAGCAGTcttatgtgaatttaaaaacactGCATTGGTTGCCAACGTAAAGTATCTTAAGCGATTTAATAAACTAAAATGTGATGTCATATATTCTATTACATTTATATCTGGATATTCGAGTGAATTCTATTACTTAACGTTACTATTAAAAGTGAACTCTTCCGAACTCTTCCGTTGTATCACCCGCCTCCGTCCCGAATAAACTAAATCCGcctgcactgcatgctgggatatgcccGGCCGCAAAGGATAGCTCCTATGACGAATGAGTCCTTAAGGATGCAACCTAGACACTTTAAGACACCGCTATTGAATGTCTTCCTGAGTACATTGAATGTCATCACCACGTTTGAGTTCCTTGTCTGCATTTTGCCTCTAGTCATTGGAATTGGGGGGtctgtgatggacaggagacaagtGTACTTTAAATATATTCCAATGTAAACAGATTTCAGTGTATGTAGGGATAAAAGGAGGTGGTTTGTATAAAACAGTGTACATTAATATGCTGCTTCTAACTACACAAGTAGATTCGAATGAGGAAATGTAACTAGAGGCATTAAAAACTGGACCATGTGGGTTTCGAAAAGTAAGACCCTGTgtgaattttaaaataaatccatAAAATCTTCAGTTCAAATTATAGCATTTGAACATATTTCCTATTGGCAGCTTTATTAATCAGAATGTGTTCGTTGTGCATTATGTGTAAATGTTAAGATGTCGGATTAATACAGAGCTTTGATCTTCAACCAACCAGCTTTGTACTGTCGATCTAACCAAAGAAGGCTTTCTGACCGTGTTCTTAGTGAGTAAAAGTTAGGCTTTGACAGGGATCCGCTCATCAAGTCGCTGAACAGGAGACTTCAATCACTGGttgttcttgttttcttttctgctgcCGCTGAACAGATACGCGACACCCAGAAGCATCGCTGTCGCCGCACCGGCCAACAAGACCGCTTGACCCGCCTTACGCACCTGCGGAAGGAAACAGACACCTGTCAGTTCTTCacctttaaacatccattagAATTATCCACAACTCCGGGACATGGAGTAGTCACaaattaagacttttttttaaagattcattTTCTATCATATTGTAATGTTCAGCAGAAATGTAGACAATTACGTCTCAATTGAATTCCCTCAGAATCCATAAATAATTGAATGccccattttattttatttttgtgcaacCTAATACTCGGCTCTCCGCCCCTCACGGATCCACTTACCTGCCGGGACTCGGCCTTTCCGTAGCGCAGCTCGTTTGCCAAGTGCTCACAGTTCTGACTGAAGACGCAGTACGGCAGCACAGCGCCCACCATCGCACAGGCCTCCCTCACAATGACCTCAGCCGGGCGGGGCTCGTACTCCTTGTCCAGGGCGTTGTTGATTTTCCACTCGCTGTCTCCCACCACTGACCACAGCTCCTCTTTCCTCACCACGGCCTTGTCAGCTACAACGGACATGAAGCGGTTTGCACCCGCACCTGCAACCTCTGCTGTTTATAGAAAAGAGGGACAAACTGACATTACTTATGCAATAATTATTGTATAATATAAAGAAATTATCTGATATGAGAAATTAATATTTGggaataggtgtgtgtgtgtgtgggtgactcACATGGTGGTGACAAGTGGACCACAGAGCCTTTGCCTACATACACGGCCCAGTGCTGATAGGCCCCTCTGAAGATCTCAATCAAGTCCCCGGGCTTTGGTTTCTCATCATACTTGGATGAGAACAAACGGAAACAGAATGTTTGGCCACAACTGAAGAACATTTTACCTGAAAGGACTCTGGGTTTTCACTAAGTCCAGATTGGGCTAAATAgttgtttttactttacttaaatgttttaaaatcaaTGAAATGCTACATACAGCAATCCCTTGTACACAAGcgacacaaaaaaatacaatgacaTGTAAAAGCggcaatataaaaatatataatctgaTTAAGTACTAGTGTTTTCTAACCAGTGTCGGGGCCATGTCCACGTTTCTTTTGTCTGGCTATGACCCGCTTAATCTTCAGCAACTGCAGGCGCAAATCATAGATAAGAAATTAGCACACAGTACAAGAGCTGGAAAAGAGTTGAAAAATTAGAAAGCTTATAAAAGTGTCCAGATTTTGTGTGACCATTACGGCTCATCCAAGTATAGTCAATGTATAATCACTCAAGTTACCAGGTATACCTCaacttaaaacaaaatgcagtATCAAACAAATGGCCTGCATTATTTATCCAACCTCCATGAACAATATAAGCGTTTAGTAACATTTCAGAGAGTCCATTTTATGATGATTTTTGAGGCTGTTTGAGTTCCACCTACCTGTGAAGACGATGTCCACGGCTTGTGTTTCGTTTCTAATCTGGAGCACTCTAATAATATCATTGAGGGTGTGGAACATAGCAAGAAAAACCTGACTTGTGCAATACAATGCAATCCAACCACACCTCAAGCTACATCCTCCAACATAACCATACATTTCAATCAACCTCTTTGAAATGTGGAAACCCATTTCtaccacacaaaaaaagaagggttagaaaatCGAAATCATGAGATTAAGATATGTGCAGGCTCCTTCGTTGTTTGGTACATTGACTTTGCAAAGCCTCTTGGCAAAAGCGACCAGCGTCCTTATCTGGATTGGAGACTTTTGTGGTGTCTGACGTGAAAGCACGTGTTGTTTTACAGTTACTGTCCTTAGTGTCTTAGTTAGTGTCACAGAAACCTCGAGTTTTGCAGCAGTCCAGCTGCAGTCGGAGCCCAGACGAGACATAGGTCACGTCCAGCCTGGAAGTCAATAAAGAGAGAACTCTCTTTAGGACTTTTCAATCGTCGCTAATCACGGGTGCTATGGAATAAATACCGCCCAGAGCAGCCAGATGTAGGTAAAAAACAAAGGACTCTTTTCTGTGACCGTAGTGATgtcaacaaccagctgcaaggagcctgcgcatgcgcatatttaaagtcatatttttGACTTTCTTAATTCATAATTCCTCCCATATGTTGATTGTACAGCTTCCCAGAAAAAAGGCTTTTGGATGTTGAGCATCATCTTTTCTTCCTTGCTCCACCTCAGGGTCCCATCACGTGGATCACTGAACTGTCTAACCAACGTTTCTTGAGTTCCTTTTCCCTCTTCAGTTTACAGTTGTGCCCAACGGAGCCTGTTGATTCTGCAGGTACCAGGGCTATGTACCCTGGTGCTTTAATGCCTGAAGGAGTGGATTGGTAGTGacgaaattaacaaaaaaagaccTTGTGTTTCTTTTGCTGGACGACGTCACAGAGGCGCATGACTTCGGCCGCAGCCATTCCCAATTGACTGATCTGACCACGCGCAGCTGAACCCAGATAGActtccgctctgcatctgccaagctgcttgttcctccctcactgagagaaaagcactcgacgagatcgcgactcttcgctgtcctggctcccagatggtggaatgtgctctccgatgacatcagcactgcagagagcctttacatcttccgtcgaaaactcaagacacacctctttagactctaccttgactgaaacactagcaaaccgtagcactaacaaatggtagcacttaaattgtacttataatggcacttttctgtaacatgttttgaaactgcttatttgatgaaaattgtactttcttcttACTTATTCtcctgagtttgtatctctatgtggaaatgcacttattgtaagtcgctttggataaaagcgtcagctaaatgacatgtaatgtaatgtaatctgtaCATGTATCCAGAGGATCCTGCTCTCACCCACACTTTCATACCccagggtttgtttttttgggggatgTATACTGCTTGATAGACAGAACGGAAACACCTGCTCATCTATCGATTGAAATTCTTCAGGATCGACTGCTGTGCGGAAGGTTTCCTTGTGTACTTCCAAAGCTGGTCTGATTTTGATAAGGCTTATCAACATTTCCAGGGTGCCTGTGAGTAATTATCAACAAAGTGAATGCAGCTCAGAATCTGCTCAAATCTGTTAATTGGCATTGCACCTGCTATCCAATCAAGACAAAGCCCTTCCTCTGATGACCAGTTCATTTTTGATCTGGGCATCTGATGTATGACATTAACGTATTTATCCCcagattttcttttcctttttggagtGCATACACGTTTGTATTATGCACTATTTCATTTATCAGTTCTTCGGGAAATAGATGCATGAAGAAATCTATTGGTTCTGCTCCCTCAACATTCACTTTCCACTCTCCAACAACAGGAGGCAAGTCTCCCTCAAACTGGTTGGTTTGTTTCTGTACGcgttttcatcttttttcccTTGAGCTCTTGTTAGGTGTGAAcatcctcatcttcctcaaCCTCAACTCCCACAGCATTTGCATCCTCAGCTCTGCTGTCATTACTggtattattttctattttttctggCAGCCATTTACCATCACTGCCACTAACATCATCCTCACTTGGCTTGGGTGGTATTTCCTCACTATCCTGTAGGCCTTTCTATCACGCTCTGCTTTTGAGCTCaacaaaaatataaagaaaaagaataattaCTGCAGATGAAACATTTTTGAGAACAGTAGCAGCAATAGTATGAATGGTAGTTGAAATAGAGCAAGTGATGCATGATGACCAATATAATCGACAGATGATTAATCATAATTTCCTCCCAATATGAATTCAATACCTGGAACATTTTTGAATTATATGATTCCTTAATTGTTACTCTATGTCAACAACATTTTCATACTTGCTAGGGCCTCTTTTCATAGATTATCGATAGGATTGGCAAGATATTGATGAGTGACTGGATGTCAGCCTTCTTGGTTTTGAGAAATGTATCTTGCACTTATAACTGCTTTCCACTGGGAGGCAGTGTATGGAACGATGCAATAGCATCTACTATGCCATCAAAACCCATGCAAATACAAGAATAcaacatttgaatatctgtcCACTGTAGCAATCTATATGCATGAAAGGGATATATTCACAAACTATAAATATTATTTCTAAACTGTGAAATTGAAGGAGATTTGGGGAAGTTGTTAGACTGCTTGGATTTGCCGTTTAGGGAAAGGTTTAACCAACCGCATTTGGAGAAACTCTGATGAGGCCATTGAACCATACTTTGATGGGAACCAAATCAAAATCTCCCCGTCAATTTCAAAGTGTCCAGTCAGCACCACTAGCTGTAGGAAGCTGACGGAGTTCTTACAGCAATGCCAAGAGAGGTGAGGGGGTCTCTTTGGCCAAGTGGAGAAGCTGATCAGAATCTTGATGTTTGTGCCCGTTTCCTCAGCTGAAGCCGAGTGGAGGTTCAGTCAACAATGTCTCTGTATGCCATGTGCATCAAGTTGCTCTGGACAAGATTGAGATTAAAGGCCAAAAGTTTATCTCTGTGGATGATAAACAGAGGTATCTTTttggtgcatttaaaaaaagacatcaaaagTAGAACGCATAAAGGAGGAAAGCACTTTATTTATAGCCTTTTATGTGCTGCAGAATAGATGTAATACAATACACTGTTAGTGTGTATTGTCTTTAAtagaatgtttatttttattagtcattatttatttggtGCAGAATACTGTTTTGTATGTAAACTAAGAGCTTATCACTTGTTATTATGTATACACCTGTTGCAAGTTATACAAATGTTATATGTTAATAAAATTGGCCTGTTCAACATAATATCGACtacgttttgttttattttggggggggtggtattGTTGACCCAATCCAAACACACCTCAAGCTACATTCTGTAACATAACCATACATTTGAAACAACCTCTTTTATATTCCTGTAATAGAAGGACAATAGAACACTAGCAAGTGTGATTTCAAAGCTTTATCAAGGCGTATTTTGCCATTCTGTAATTTTACACCAAACATTAAACTAAAATGAGTTACACAGCTTTCCTTTATTAACGCCACAATATCAGTacattatattcatttaaatacgTAAAATAGTAGTGTCAATAGGTTTAACTCAAGTAGGTTACAATATTTCTTCACAAGCAAACTATCGTTGGTTTGGTCAAAATATTCAGTTCAAATTATAACATTTGACCATATTTCTTCTTGGCAGCTTTATTAATCCAAATGGGTTCGTTGTGCTCATATGTGCATTTTGTGCAAATGTTAAGATGTCGGATTAATACAGAGCTTTGATCTTCAACCAACCAGCTTTGTACTGTCGATCTAACCAAAGAAGGCTTTCTGATCGTGTTCTTAGTGAGTAAAAGTTAGGCTTTGACGGTGATCCGCTCATCAAGTCGCTGAACAGGAGACTTCAATCACTGGttgttcttgttttcttttttgctgccGCTGAACAGATACGCGACACCCAGAAGCATCGCTGTCGCCGCACCGGCCAACAAGACCGCTTGACCCGCCTTACGCACCTGCGGAAGGAAACAGACACCTGTCAGTTCTTCacctttaaacatccattagAATTATCCACAACTCCGGGACATGGAGTAGTCACaaattaagacttttttttaacacctaAATTCCATCTTTTGTGTATTTTACAGCAGAAATGTAGACAATTCCATCTCCATGGAAACAGGTTTGCATAGGAATCCTTTGTAACTGGTGCCAAACCTGCTTCCTGGATGGTCTTATAAATTGCTTATTTATacaatttaaaatgatcatttatttgttgtgtcTTCACAGCCCTACCAGTACCACcatttaaaatactttaatgCACTTCTATTTTTTTGTGCAACCTAATACTCGGCTCCCCGCCCCTCACGGATCCACTGACCTGCCGGGACTCGGCCTTTCCGTAGCGCAGCTCGTTTGCCACGTGCTCACAGTTCTGACTGAAGACGCAGTACGGCAGCACGGCGTCCACCATCGCACAGGCCTCCCTCACAATGACCTCAGCCGGGCGGGGCTCGTACTCCTTGTCCAGGGCATTGTTGATTTTCCACTCGCTGTCTCCCACCACTGACCACAGCTCCTCTTTCAACACAACGGCCTTGTCAGCTACAACGGACATCAAGCTGTTGGCAGTCGCCCCCGGGATCTCTGCTATTTATAGATAAGAGGGGCAGAAAGGGGGACAAACAGACATTACTTATGCACTGAATATCGCAACAGGATTTTTGTTTTGAGTTTAAGCAAAAACATGATTTGATATTATGAGATAGGTTAGTATTTGGCAAAAGCTGTCcatataagtgtgtgtgtgtgtgtgtgactcacatGGTGTTGCCAAATGGACTATAAAGCCTTCGCCTACATACACGGCCCAGTGATGATAGGCGCCTCTGGAGATCTCGATCAAGTCCCCAAGCTCTAGTTTCTCATCATACTtggattagaaaaaaaacacgtttgaCTTTGCAACAGAATGTTTGGCAACAACTGcagaacattttaattgaaaGGACTCTGGGTTAAACGATCTGGGTGAACAGTGCAGATTGGgctaaaaagtttttttttacttaacttgaaaatgtttaaattaaattaaatgctaCATACAGCAAAAACTTGTACACAAGCTACACCATTTGAATAACAACATGTAGCTGATGAAATAGAACACAAAAACAGCTAAATAAAAATCTATACTAGTGTTTTCTAACCAGTGTCGGGGCCATGTCCGCGATTCTTTTGTCTGGCTATGACCCGCTCAATCTTCAGCAACTGCAGGAGCAAATCATAGAAAAGAAATTAGCACACAGTACAAGAGCTGGAaaagagtaaaacaaacaaagctaaTAAAGTTTTAGGTTTCATTGCAAATAACGTTTGTCTCGTTCAATAAGTGCTATTCTGTCTGATTTATAAGAAAACGGAGACGGAGATTGTGAACCAGTAACTCAAAATTGTAGGTGCCTAAGCCAATAAAGGGTTTTTTGCTATTTAAAATGCCAACTTGCTGTACTGTAGACAATGTGTGTCAGTCGGTTACGATCAAGAATCAGCTAAAAGCGACGAAAGATTAGCTTGTGTGTGGTTACGTCACCCAAAGGCCCGAGCCGCTTTTTTATCTTGAAAACGTCACGTTATCGGTTATGAAACCCTGCTGCGTCACTAAAAACACATCCGCGGACGACATTATATTGTTTGAGTTCCACCAACCTGTGAAGATGATGTCCACGGCTCGTTTTAATATTGGAGACTGAAACAGAGAAACCGAAAGCATAAGTAAGCTTTCAGCGATCGGCTGATTGTTGCTTTGTTTATCTGGAGCACgtgaccttcaaaataaaagcctcatctAAAAGTAGAAAAAATGCTCGAAAGGATTCAGCAGgtagtttaatttatttaataatagtATCAATTATATTACATATGATAGTAGTATCtcgaataataacaataattaaaatattttggtaGTTGTTGTCTAAACTGCGCAAAAAAGGTGTTGAATGACAATGTGCTTGaaagtgttttcattattttgtccactctatttattttattgaggtTGTGCGATATAGCAAGAAAAACCTGACTTGTCCAATACACTCACGCCACATCCTGCAAAATAACcatacatttgaaacatttgaaacatatgtttttaacatttaaaaacatatcCCCGtacgttttttaattaaagtaatAACGATATGAAGACGTGTGGTATTTAGGGCATTAACATGGGCCAATAGAATATCAGCAAGTGCGATTTAAAAGCGTTATCAAGCCGAATTTTGGAATTCTATTGTTCGGTTTCATTTGCAATATTAAGACAGAAAGGGGACACCAATATGTGTGAAGTGCAGTGAAATTAGAATATGTATGTATTCATCTATTCTTTAGATTAATCGGCGTCTCCTTGTCTTAACCGCATCCCCGTTGATTAGTTGGGAAAGTGATAAATTGAGTAAACATTGTTAACATTGAACCGCTAGGTGTCACCAGTGATGTCGGCGGTCAGTGGTGGGTTTCCTTTTCTACCAACGAAGAAGTCTCAACATCCGGCCTGTAGCGCCCTTTTCGATGTGTGACTGTCCTGGAATTGGACAGAGAAATTAACAAAAAACTATCACAATTGGTCCCGCCGAAGCCCTACAGCCGCGAGGAGGATTTAGATGTAAAGATCTAATGTTAAAAGACCAAAAGATGTCCGTGGTGTTGGACGGGAGTCCCCTGAAAGCGATGCAgagctcacacactcacacaccgcAGACTGCCCTGAGGTGAGTGGTAACGTTCAGTAAGGTTTACTGGAGAGGAAGTCTGACACAACAAGTACATTTACACCCTAAAGTACCTAGTGCAAAGATGAGTGGGAATTGTTCTCAACAGACTAACCTTCTTTTAAATGATGTCCTTTGGTCCCAAGCTAATATTTTTTGAGGAAATGTTTCACGATTTTATTCTATACATGATTTTACATGCCACGGAATAATTATATAcataatatttatttgtatggaGTTGTGAATCTCATTTTAGACCCCGGGTATTACAAAAATGGGTTTTAAAATTGGCAGTGCATCCTCTTGTAGTGAATCAGAAGTCAGGAAATAGCGCAAATGTGCTtactacaacaaaaaaaataaacattcaggTTAAACAATATGAAATAGTGAAAAGCAGTTGGATACAATGTGCTTGTGATCTTCGTTTGATAATTGTAAATGATGAATCAGTTAAGGATTACATTTCACTTGATTATCTAATAACTACGTAACTCAAATTTTGAAGCATTATGTTACTATAGGTATTTAGAGCTCAATGGATTAGTCAATTAAAAGCTTAATCATAGAGAATATGATCGTAAGTTGAAACCCTGAAAGATATCTTTCTCCCTTTGTTTGAATATGTTTGAATTGATTCAATGTAAAGTCTGATTGAACCTTTCCaaagcatgcacgcacacacacacgcacacaaactctctttgtttcattccttttcttcatcattGCCTGTGGATGCTTAACATGTCGCTTTGCCCGTCATTTCATCATGTTCTTGCttctcctccagcggccaggaaCTCTCCCAGGAGATCAAGTCCTTCATCAGCGGCATTGACACCGTTCAGGGCCGGAAGCTCAGTGTCCGGGAACACGCCCGCTGCGCTGTGCGCCTTCTGCGCTCGGTCCCGGCCTGTCGAGGTGCGGTGCTGGAGCATTTGAGGGGAGTGTATGATGAGCACGTCTCTGCCTTCCTGCACAACCTGGAGACAGAGAGCGATGCCAGCTCCGGGGTCAGCTCCAACCTGGAGGACATCATACAGGTGTGATAATGCAAGGATTCACGCTACAAGTGATAATGCTATTGAAGAATTGAAGATAATGCTATTGAAGAAGTACGATTTGTAACGTCTCTAGAAAATGATTTGAGtcatttctgtttgtctgtAGGAGGTACATGGCGTGCTGTCAGAGTTCATCTGTCTCAACCCTCGAGCCTGGGCCCCTCTGGTGTCCACTTGGGCTGTGGACTTGTTGGGCCAGCTGAGCAGCAAGCACGCCGGCCGTAGGGTGGCCCCCCACTCATCCAGTCTCAATGAGCTGCTCCAGCTCTGGATGTCCTGTGCTGCCACCCGGTCCCTCATGGAGGCCTACTCCCAGTCTTTGGCCGCCATGCTGGCCTGGTGCCCTGATGCGTGTGTGGATGCGCTGTTGGACACCTCGGTTCAGCACTCCCCGCATTTCGATTGGGTCGTGGCTCACATTGGCTCCGCCTTCCCGGGTACTATCATCAGCCGAGTCTTGGCATGTGGACTTAAGGATTTCTGCTCTCATGGTGCCAAGGATCAAGGGCTAATGGTGATGGTAGGGGATAAAGGCAGCAGAGTGCCAAAGATTGGCTCAGTGGTGGGAATCCTTGGACACCTTGCAGTGCATCACTCAGACAGCATCCGGAAGGAGCTGCTCAGGATGTTTCAGGAAAGCCTGAGTCCGTCAAGTCCTCTATCTCCCACCTCGTCCTCAACATCTTGGGAGAGTTCTCCTCAACTCCGTCGTGCGGCTGTACcgtttctgctgcagctggctgCAATGTCCCCCAACCTGTTTGGTGCAGTGTCTGCAGAGCTGGTGGAGCTCCTACGCCCTCCTGTTCTGCTCCAGCTGCAGGCCCTACTGCAGGGCCTTCCCCGAGAGGAACTGGATAACATGCTGGGGCTGGCTGTCCACCTTATAAGCCAGAGCCCATCGGGAGGGTCGCGGGTCCTCCGTTTTCTGGCCGACACGGCGACCCCGGCCTCCGTCATCATCTCCGGGCCTACCCCCTCTCCCCATGAAGGTGTCAGAGAAGGCTGCGATCGCCTCCTCCAGATGCTGCTTCTGCATCTCCATAAACTGGTCTTCAACCGCTCAGATGGAGCCGAAGTCAACCCACATCACCCGGCTCTCTCTCAACCCAAGCGACTCATCCCCTTCTTGGAGGAGCTGCAGTCCCACGTCGGTGAGCTCTGCGCACAGACCCTGCGACTGGAAAGGAAGCGGCACCTCTGGCTGCACCAGTTGCTGTGCCTGCTGTCCGTATATGGAGGTCCCAGCGTGGCCACTGAGGCCCTCTGCCAGCTACTCACCCAGGCCCACAACCCGGAGGAGCTGGCTCTGGCCTGGCAGCTGCACACCACACTCTCCTCTTGCATGGCAGGACTCATTCCTACCGCTGTTTCCCGCTGCGTAGCGCAGATCCATACACACACCCTGGGTCCCCGACAGCTGAGGCAGCTATTGCTTAACCTGGCCGCAGCCATCCAGAGTCGAGACgaggagagacgaggaggagcaggaggagcagcagcaggaggagcagcaggaggagcagcaggaggagcagcaggaggagcagcaggaggagcaggtgtTCAGGCCTCCATGGCCATCCAGATGGGCTCAGCGGTCTCGGGACACCTCCATGATTTTGGCCCACTCCTTCTCCACGGGGACTCGGCTGTCTCTCATGCTACTGTGCGCCTCCTGTCCTGTAGCCCACTCCCACGCGCGTCCTCCCCGGCACAATTGCTCTTGCTCTGCCGTGCCGCCGTCACCCATTTCTTTATGGGGCTGCGGAGGAGAGTGGAAGGAGGGAAGgtggggagagacgggggacaGGCGTGCGAGGCGGTGAACTGTTCGGTCCTGCTCCTGTCCCGCTTGGCGGCGTATTCTCCGCTCACCCTCAAAGTGGTActccagctgctggtggagggagCTCTACATAAAGGCAACACCGGGCTGTTTGGAGGGCAGATGGCGGACATGTCTGGTGCTCCTTTGCCCTCCGCATCTGTGTCTCGAGACATCGGCGCCTCTCTGCTGGATGTCAACTGTCGGTTCGGTACCATCGTCAACTTCTCTGGCAGCGTTTGGTCTGTGTTTCACGCTGGTGTGATTGGCAAGGGGCTGAAGGTCCGCACTGAAACACAGCTGCCTGACCCATCGGGCGTCATGCAGGTGGGTGGcacacatttttaaactacGGTTTAGCACAGCAAGCAAAATCTGGATGGCATGAGATGTTACACACGTCGCAAAAGTACAGAAATATGTAGAATTGTATCCTACATGTGACTATTATCTTAACAATACCTAAAAACAATTAaagataatatgtgtattttgaTGCTTCTTCTTTCTGCAGAACGTGCAGACTCTGCTGACTGTGGTAGTGCAGTGTTGCAGCTCTTCTGGCCTCAACGGCTCCATCAACAGCTCGCGACCACCATCCGACCCGGGGGAGCCGCTGCCCATCAACGCCGAGGCAGCCAAGGTCATTGCCGTTACCTTGGTGGAAAACGTCTGTCCAGATGTGGCCAATGGTGAGCTTTCCTGGCCCCCAGAAGAGCATGCCCGTACCACGGTGGAGCGAGACATCCACATCCGGCGTTGCTTTGAGGCCCACCCAGTGCTCTTCCCGCTACTTCAGGTGGTGGCAGCCGGACGCCCGGCTCTCTGCTACTGCTCAGCCGTGCTCCGAGGCCTCCTGGCCACCCTGCTGGCCCACTGGGAGGCCTCCCGGGAGACGTTGTCCACAGACGACCCGTGGCACCTCCAGGCTTCCTGCCTCCTGGTGTCCTGCATGGGGGAGGGCCAGCTCCTGCCTCCGGTCCTGGCCAACGTCCACGAAGCCTTTCCCCACCTCACCCCCTTCGAGGTGAGACTGCTGCTCCTGGCCGTGTGGGAGTATGTGAGAGGCAATGGGCCCATGCCCCAGAAGTTTGCCTTTAGCTCAGAAAGGGGGGTGTTCTGCAGGGATTTCTCTCGGGACGGTGACGTGGCAAGATATGTGGCACCGATTCAGAGTGTCCTGCATAAAAACATTGATAGATTGGGACATCTCTGCTGGCGGTTCCAGCTCTGAAGAGTTGTGTGGAGAAAACAGTGTGGAGTATGTAATGAGAAgtaaataaactatgaaatagGCAGAATG is part of the Pungitius pungitius chromosome 2, fPunPun2.1, whole genome shotgun sequence genome and encodes:
- the LOC119211331 gene encoding phospholipase A and acyltransferase 3-like, which gives rise to MAPTLYDEKLELGDLIEISRGAYHHWAVYVGEGFIVHLATPSEIPGATANSLMSVVADKAVVLKEELWSVVGDSEWKINNALDKEYEPRPAEVIVREACAMVDAVLPYCVFSQNCEHVANELRYGKAESRQVRKAGQAVLLAGAATAMLLGVAYLFSGSKKENKNNQ
- the ints5 gene encoding integrator complex subunit 5, coding for MLKDQKMSVVLDGSPLKAMQSSHTHTPQTALSGQELSQEIKSFISGIDTVQGRKLSVREHARCAVRLLRSVPACRGAVLEHLRGVYDEHVSAFLHNLETESDASSGVSSNLEDIIQEVHGVLSEFICLNPRAWAPLVSTWAVDLLGQLSSKHAGRRVAPHSSSLNELLQLWMSCAATRSLMEAYSQSLAAMLAWCPDACVDALLDTSVQHSPHFDWVVAHIGSAFPGTIISRVLACGLKDFCSHGAKDQGLMVMVGDKGSRVPKIGSVVGILGHLAVHHSDSIRKELLRMFQESLSPSSPLSPTSSSTSWESSPQLRRAAVPFLLQLAAMSPNLFGAVSAELVELLRPPVLLQLQALLQGLPREELDNMLGLAVHLISQSPSGGSRVLRFLADTATPASVIISGPTPSPHEGVREGCDRLLQMLLLHLHKLVFNRSDGAEVNPHHPALSQPKRLIPFLEELQSHVGELCAQTLRLERKRHLWLHQLLCLLSVYGGPSVATEALCQLLTQAHNPEELALAWQLHTTLSSCMAGLIPTAVSRCVAQIHTHTLGPRQLRQLLLNLAAAIQSRDEERRGGAGGAAAGGAAGGAAGGAAGGAAGGAGVQASMAIQMGSAVSGHLHDFGPLLLHGDSAVSHATVRLLSCSPLPRASSPAQLLLLCRAAVTHFFMGLRRRVEGGKVGRDGGQACEAVNCSVLLLSRLAAYSPLTLKVVLQLLVEGALHKGNTGLFGGQMADMSGAPLPSASVSRDIGASLLDVNCRFGTIVNFSGSVWSVFHAGVIGKGLKVRTETQLPDPSGVMQNVQTLLTVVVQCCSSSGLNGSINSSRPPSDPGEPLPINAEAAKVIAVTLVENVCPDVANGELSWPPEEHARTTVERDIHIRRCFEAHPVLFPLLQVVAAGRPALCYCSAVLRGLLATLLAHWEASRETLSTDDPWHLQASCLLVSCMGEGQLLPPVLANVHEAFPHLTPFEVRLLLLAVWEYVRGNGPMPQKFAFSSERGVFCRDFSRDGDVARYVAPIQSVLHKNIDRLGHLCWRFQL
- the LOC119211332 gene encoding phospholipase A and acyltransferase 3-like isoform X1; its protein translation is MFFSCGQTFCFRLFSSKYDEKPKPGDLIEIFRGAYQHWAVYVGKGSVVHLSPPSEVAGAGANRFMSVVADKAVVRKEELWSVVGDSEWKINNALDKEYEPRPAEVIVREACAMVGAVLPYCVFSQNCEHLANELRYGKAESRQVRKAGQAVLLAGAATAMLLGVAYLFSGSRKENKNNQ
- the LOC119211332 gene encoding phospholipase A and acyltransferase 3-like isoform X2; this translates as MAPTLYDEKPKPGDLIEIFRGAYQHWAVYVGKGSVVHLSPPSEVAGAGANRFMSVVADKAVVRKEELWSVVGDSEWKINNALDKEYEPRPAEVIVREACAMVGAVLPYCVFSQNCEHLANELRYGKAESRQVRKAGQAVLLAGAATAMLLGVAYLFSGSRKENKNNQ